A genomic stretch from Strongyloides ratti genome assembly S_ratti_ED321, chromosome : 1 includes:
- a CDS encoding CD63 antigen: protein MVDGGIALVKYVLFITNFVIWLAGLALVVIGAVLQLKFSNIADILGDERLATPLILLAIGSTCALLGFLGCCGSIRENYCLTVSFAVVLALLLLLETAIAIAAYALHEPVQETMKDQLIKGLHRYNNSRGVAIAWDKTQQQLQCCGVSNITDWKESIGTIPDSCCVHYHKGCALMPQPILHSKGCMQTAENWIMVNAAIIGCISVAIGSIQMIEYTSEISADILHILFKSIVYYNTSSKE from the exons ATGGTTGATGGAGGAATTGCTTTAGTAAAATATGTATTgtttataacaaattttgtaatatgG CTTGCTGGTTTAGCATTAGTTGTGATTGGTGCTGtcttacaattaaaattttcaaatattgcAGATATTTTAGGTGATGAAAGACTGGCAACACCCTTGATTTTACTTGCTATTGGTTCAACATGTGCTTTATTAGGATTTCTTGGATGTTGTGGTTCTATAAGAGAAAACTATTGCTTAACTGTTAGTTTTGCTGTAGTTTTAgcacttttattattattagaaacAGCTATTGCAATTGCTGCATATGCATTACATGAACCTGTCCAAGAAACAATGAAAGaccaattaataaaa gGTCTTCATAGATATAATAATTCACGAGGTGTTGCAATTGCATGGGATAAAACTCAACAACAATTACAATGTTGTGGTGTTAGTAATATAACAGATTGGAAAGAATCAATTGGAACTATTCCAGATTCATGTTGTGTTCATTATCATAAAGGGTGTGCTTTAATGCCCCAACCAATATTACATTCAAAGGGATGCATGCAAACAGCTGAAAATTGGATTATGGTAAATGCTGCAATTATAGGTTGTATATCAGTTGCCATTGGTTCAATTCAAATGATAG AATACACAAGTGAGATTTCAGCTGACATATTACACATTTTGTTTAAAAGTATAGTGTATTATAATACTTCTTctaaagaataa
- a CDS encoding Frizzled-4 has translation MFLPKKNLKIRIYFLIFFITSLCIVNVFTVPFNDDYNSNTNKCVPIRIKMCSDIAYNMTMFPNLLQHQKQEEAEIEINNFLPLVQVKCSEDLKFFLCTVYAPFCNVLPKPLPPCRHLCMSARNGCENLMNKFGFNWPTPLDCNNFPVDGLCVGENRTSSSNLGNSKYGQKKIVEPNLLDFIDLECPKAMKSRSMNTYQIYISNKTLDQCSLPCKADKIFPMFFDEKIRGFIRLWTSTWATMSLCASAFTALTFLIDLHRFRYPIRPILYLSVCFVGISSVFIIGMTSEGSHACSSISAKGTPLTTQGLDNFWCTVMAVIYYYCQIAGGFWWLILCYVWYLTSNLQWGTEAIEAISSYFHLIAWGLPFLLTVLLLVFPSVDGDMFTGICSMGNLNTNVLFYFVFIPLLITLVIGLMYLVLGIISLLRIRRYLKCKQSDIDATSSKVQLLMIRISTFAILYTIPTIIFLASIFYQSKYFDRWLTEWYSLRCNHGDRHVFGFSTSRHNCPSDLFVSAPDPLLFYAKYSSQLLIGVICAIWVSSGKTIKSYANAYSRLVYG, from the exons atgtTCTTACCTAAAAAGaacttaaaaataagaatatattttttaattttctttattacaTCTTTATGTATTGTTAATGTCTTTACTGTTCCATTTAATGATGATTACAAT tcaaATACTAACAAATGTGTACCTATTCGTATTAAGATGTGTAGTGATATTGCTTACAATATGACAATGTTTCCAAATCTTTTACAACACCAAAAACAGGAAGAAGCTGAaattgaaattaataattttttaccaCTTGTTCAGGTTAAATGTAGTgaagatttaaaattttttttatgtactGTTTATGCACCATTTTGTAATGTTCTCCCTAAACCATTACCACCATGTAGGCATTTATGTATGAGTGCAAGAAATGGTTgtgaaaatttaatgaataaatttgGTTTTAATTGGCCAACACCCTTagattgtaataattttccTGTTGATGGTTTATGTGTTGGGGAGAATCGTACCTCAAGTTCTAATCTTGGTAATTCAAAGTATGGTCAAAAAAAGATTGTTGAACCAAATTTATTAGATTTTATTGATTTAGAATGTCCAAAAGCAATGAAATCTAGGAGTATGAATActtatcaaatttatatttcaaataagACATTAGATCAATGTTCATTACCATGTAAAGCTGATAAGATATTTCCAATGttttttgatgaaaaaattagAGGTTTTATAAGATTGTGGACAAGTACATGGGCCACGATGTCATTATGTGCATCAGCTTTTACAGCTTTAACATTCCTTATTGATCTCCATCGTTTTCGTTATCCAATAAGGCCTATTCTTTATCTTAGTGTTTGTTTTGTAGGCATTTCATCTGTTTTTATAATTGGTATGACGTCAGAAGGTAGCCATGCATGTTCAAGTATCTCAGCTAAGGGTACTCCTTTAACAACACAAGGTTTAGATAATTTTTGGTGTACTGTAATGGCtgtcatttattattattgtcaAATAGCAGGAGGTTTTTGGTGGTTAATTTTATGTTATGTTTGGTATTTAACATCAAATCTTCAATGGGGAACAGAAGCTATTGAAGCTATATCATCATACTTTCATCTTATAGCATGGGGAttaccatttttattaactgtTCTTTTGTTAGTTTTTCCATCTGTTGATGGTGATATGTTTACCGGAATTTGTTCTATGGGAAATTTGAATACAAatgttttgttttattttgtttttattccattattaataactttag TAATTGGTTTGATGTATCTTGTACTAGGAATTATTTCTCTTTTAAGAATTAGAAGGTATTTAAAATGCAAACAGTCGGACATTGATGCAACCTCATCAAAAGTTCAACTATTAATGATTCGTATCTCTACTTTTGCTATACTATATACAATTCCTACAATTATCTTTTTGGCatcaatattttatcaatcaaaatattttgacaGATGGTTAACAGAATGGTACTCTTTACGTTGTAATCACGGGGATCGCCATGTATTTGGTTTTTCAACCTCTCGACATAATTGCCCTTCTGACTTGTTTGTGTCAGCACCAGACCCATTGTTATTTTATGCAAAATATTCAAGTCAACTTTTGATTGGTGTCATTTGTGCTATATGGGTGTCATCAGGAAAGACAATCAAAAGTTATGCAAATGCTTACTCAAGATTGGTTTATGGATAa